A window from Streptomyces sp. NBC_00299 encodes these proteins:
- a CDS encoding aminotransferase-like domain-containing protein: MDDYRRLADRMADDIATGRLRPGQRLPPQRVFARRRGIAGSTAGRVYAELVRRGLVVGEVGRGTFVRAAPAGNGRALVEAATAAPVNLELNYPSAPGQSELLAPALAPLLRPDVLADALRPAAVTGTPEARRAAARLLATPHWRPAPDRILFTGNARQAVAAALASLVRPGGRVGVEALTYPVVKEIAARLGITLVPLATDEEGPRPDSVAAAHRTAPLAALYLQPTLHNPTSVTTSPERRRRLADTAADLNLPVVEDRIWSFLTDDDPLAAHAPGLTHVVDGLSKRVAPGLTAGFLVVPEERVETVAAAVRSGGWSAGRFALEAAVRWIGDGTVERLVAAKRADAGRRRRIVDEELRGFAVRSDPRAYFAWWELPAPWRADTFTAAAAAHGIAVTPGPAFAVDPNRTPDAVRLGLASAPEPDLRRALRTLGGVVRAGP, encoded by the coding sequence ATGGACGACTATCGGCGTCTCGCCGACCGCATGGCCGACGACATCGCCACCGGCCGGCTCAGGCCGGGCCAACGGCTGCCCCCGCAGCGGGTGTTCGCGCGGCGGCGCGGGATCGCCGGGTCGACGGCGGGGCGGGTGTACGCCGAACTCGTCAGGCGCGGGCTGGTCGTCGGCGAGGTGGGCCGCGGGACCTTCGTGCGGGCCGCTCCGGCGGGGAACGGGCGGGCCCTTGTCGAGGCCGCGACCGCCGCGCCGGTCAACCTGGAGCTCAACTACCCCTCCGCGCCCGGCCAGTCGGAGCTCCTCGCCCCCGCCCTCGCGCCGCTCCTGCGCCCCGACGTCCTGGCCGACGCTCTGCGTCCGGCCGCAGTCACCGGCACACCTGAAGCCCGCCGAGCGGCGGCCCGCCTCCTCGCCACCCCGCACTGGCGCCCCGCCCCCGACCGGATCCTCTTCACCGGCAACGCCCGCCAGGCCGTCGCCGCCGCCCTTGCCTCCCTGGTCCGGCCGGGCGGCCGGGTCGGCGTCGAGGCGCTGACGTATCCCGTGGTCAAGGAGATCGCCGCCCGGCTCGGCATCACCCTGGTGCCGCTGGCCACGGACGAGGAGGGCCCGCGCCCGGACTCCGTCGCCGCCGCCCACCGCACTGCTCCGCTGGCCGCCCTCTACCTGCAGCCGACCCTGCACAACCCGACCTCGGTGACGACGAGCCCCGAGCGCCGGCGCCGGCTCGCCGATACGGCCGCCGACTTGAACCTCCCTGTCGTCGAGGACCGCATCTGGTCGTTCCTCACGGACGACGACCCCCTCGCCGCCCACGCGCCCGGCCTCACCCATGTCGTCGACGGCCTCTCCAAGCGCGTCGCGCCCGGGCTCACCGCCGGCTTCCTCGTCGTACCCGAGGAGCGGGTCGAGACCGTGGCCGCGGCTGTCCGGTCCGGTGGGTGGAGTGCGGGGCGGTTCGCGCTGGAGGCGGCCGTGCGGTGGATCGGGGACGGGACGGTGGAGCGGCTGGTCGCGGCCAAGCGGGCGGACGCCGGGCGCCGCCGGCGGATCGTCGACGAGGAACTGCGCGGGTTCGCCGTACGGTCCGATCCCCGCGCCTATTTCGCCTGGTGGGAGCTGCCCGCGCCGTGGCGCGCCGACACGTTCACGGCCGCTGCCGCCGCGCACGGCATCGCGGTGACGCCCGGTCCCGCCTTCGCGGTGGATCCGAACCGTACGCCGGACGCCGTCAGGCTCGGGCTCGCGTCGGCTCCTGAGCCGGATCTGCGGCGGGCGCTGCGGACGCTCGGCGGCGTCGTGCGAGCAGGTCCGTGA
- a CDS encoding YncE family protein, translating to MRRRTLPTATALAVLFSSVALVATGAGSAAADSSTSLPLKSTGDMVVDGVHHRVFISDPTAGQVLVTDYAGALVGTVGPLPGVRGLELSPDSGTVYAAVADADAVVAIDTATATEAHRYATGANAGPRYVALTGGKLWFSYGAGGDGNIGSLDLSGTDPVVTLGQDSARTFYDAPILDASAGAPGTLVAGAPGQSPVVLAVYDVASGTASRTAHAFDPGNTGGGNLADLAVTPDGKDVITASGAPYYQAVYKLSDLSADGKYVTNTYPNAVDIAPNGDVAAGTSSWYDPDVHVFKQGEPNPLKQYDLPNTGSTSGSDTLAARGLAWAPDESKLFAVSLNSNDAYSLRIFDAPTKAATTLTVDAPATATRAKALTLTGTLASSAAFPVGTKVSVTRTDDESRTGKALGTATVAANGTYSFTDTPPAGGKVTYTAAYAGDAAHAPATASDSVTVAKTATTLTLNNNGKVYDYNSNVTFTAHLGTTYKNRSVEIWADPHGSDKPNTLVKKGTVDSKGNLTASLRLTRDAKVSAKFTGDTRYAAKTTTNTVYTRVSVSTSLSGYYKTATAWNAKYYYFRQTKDPLLNTTMTMYPGRKYQFQIQQFYSGAWHTTATEYFGLDRYGKDSVLLDDNPPTGTRFRIRSSYIDPASGDNVNTTTYGGWKYFTFTR from the coding sequence GTGCGTAGACGCACCCTTCCGACCGCGACAGCACTCGCGGTCCTCTTCAGCTCGGTCGCCCTGGTCGCGACCGGCGCCGGGTCGGCGGCGGCCGACTCCAGCACGTCCCTGCCCCTGAAGTCGACCGGCGACATGGTCGTCGACGGGGTGCACCACCGGGTCTTCATCAGCGACCCGACCGCCGGCCAGGTCCTCGTCACCGACTACGCCGGCGCACTCGTCGGCACCGTCGGCCCCCTGCCCGGCGTCCGCGGACTGGAGCTGTCGCCCGACTCGGGCACCGTGTACGCGGCCGTGGCGGACGCCGACGCGGTCGTCGCCATCGACACGGCCACCGCGACCGAGGCCCACCGCTACGCCACCGGCGCCAACGCCGGCCCCAGGTACGTGGCCCTCACCGGCGGCAAGCTCTGGTTCAGCTACGGCGCCGGCGGCGACGGCAACATCGGCTCGCTCGACCTGAGCGGCACCGACCCGGTCGTCACCCTGGGCCAGGACAGCGCCCGCACCTTCTACGACGCCCCGATCCTGGACGCCTCCGCGGGCGCCCCGGGCACGCTCGTCGCGGGCGCCCCGGGCCAGAGCCCGGTCGTCCTCGCCGTGTACGACGTCGCGTCGGGCACCGCGAGCCGGACCGCGCACGCCTTCGACCCGGGCAACACGGGCGGCGGCAACCTCGCCGACCTCGCGGTCACGCCGGACGGCAAGGACGTCATCACGGCCAGCGGGGCACCGTACTACCAGGCGGTCTACAAGCTCTCCGACCTGTCCGCGGACGGCAAGTACGTCACCAACACCTACCCGAACGCGGTGGACATCGCCCCGAACGGGGACGTCGCGGCGGGCACCAGCTCCTGGTACGACCCGGACGTGCACGTCTTCAAGCAGGGCGAGCCGAACCCTCTCAAGCAGTACGACCTCCCCAACACCGGCTCCACCAGCGGCTCCGACACCCTCGCCGCCCGGGGCCTGGCCTGGGCGCCGGACGAGAGCAAGCTGTTCGCGGTGTCGCTGAACAGCAACGACGCCTACTCACTGCGGATCTTCGACGCCCCGACGAAGGCGGCCACCACCCTCACGGTCGACGCCCCCGCCACGGCAACCCGCGCCAAGGCCCTCACGCTCACCGGCACGCTGGCCTCCTCGGCCGCGTTCCCGGTCGGCACCAAGGTCTCCGTCACGCGCACGGACGACGAGTCCAGGACCGGCAAGGCGCTCGGCACGGCGACCGTCGCGGCGAACGGGACGTACTCCTTCACGGACACCCCGCCGGCCGGCGGCAAGGTGACGTACACCGCCGCCTACGCAGGCGACGCCGCGCACGCCCCCGCCACCGCCTCGGACTCGGTGACCGTTGCGAAGACCGCGACGACGCTGACGCTGAACAACAACGGCAAGGTGTACGACTACAACAGCAACGTCACCTTCACCGCGCACCTCGGCACCACGTACAAGAACCGCAGCGTGGAGATCTGGGCCGACCCGCACGGCTCCGACAAGCCGAACACGCTGGTGAAGAAGGGCACGGTCGACTCCAAGGGCAACCTGACGGCGAGCCTGCGTCTGACCCGGGACGCCAAGGTCAGCGCGAAGTTCACGGGTGACACGCGGTACGCCGCGAAGACGACGACCAACACCGTCTACACCAGGGTGAGCGTATCGACGTCGCTGAGCGGCTACTACAAGACGGCCACCGCCTGGAACGCGAAGTACTACTACTTCCGCCAGACCAAGGACCCGCTCCTCAACACGACGATGACGATGTACCCGGGCCGCAAGTACCAGTTCCAGATCCAGCAGTTCTACAGCGGCGCCTGGCACACCACGGCCACCGAGTACTTCGGCCTGGACCGCTACGGCAAGGACTCGGTCCTCCTGGACGACAACCCGCCCACGGGCACCCGCTTCCGGATCCGCTCCTCCTACATCGACCCGGCATCGGGCGACAACGTCAACACGACGACGTACGGCGGCTGGAAGTACTTCACCTTCACCCGCTGA
- a CDS encoding alpha/beta fold hydrolase has translation MSPFLAYEDKGVDSSSTPLVLVHGHPFDRTMWAPQIETFAAARRVVTPDLRGYGASPVVPGVTPLSAFADDIEALLDDLKVETFVLAGLSMGGQIVMECYARFPHRIRGLVLADTFPAAETAEGKKARNAMADRLLREGMRGYADEVLEKMVAPYADAEVKAHVHRMMTATPPEGAAAALRGRAERPDYRDLLTRVAVPALVVVGADDAYTPVSDAQAMHAALPDSTLRVIEGAAHMPNLERPGEFDEALGEFLARVDG, from the coding sequence ATGAGCCCCTTCCTCGCATACGAGGACAAAGGAGTCGATAGTTCGTCGACCCCGCTCGTCCTCGTCCACGGCCACCCCTTCGACCGCACGATGTGGGCCCCGCAGATCGAGACGTTCGCCGCCGCCCGCCGGGTCGTCACCCCCGACCTGCGCGGCTACGGCGCCTCCCCGGTCGTCCCCGGCGTCACCCCGCTCTCCGCCTTCGCCGACGACATCGAGGCCCTGCTGGACGACCTCAAGGTGGAGACCTTCGTGCTGGCGGGCCTGTCGATGGGCGGCCAGATCGTCATGGAGTGCTACGCCCGCTTCCCCCACCGCATCCGGGGTCTGGTCCTCGCCGACACGTTCCCGGCGGCGGAGACCGCGGAAGGCAAGAAGGCGCGCAACGCCATGGCGGACCGGCTGCTGCGCGAGGGCATGCGCGGATACGCCGACGAGGTGCTGGAGAAGATGGTCGCGCCGTACGCCGACGCCGAGGTCAAGGCCCACGTCCACCGCATGATGACGGCGACCCCGCCCGAGGGTGCCGCGGCGGCCCTGCGCGGACGCGCCGAACGCCCCGACTACCGCGACCTGCTCACCCGGGTCGCGGTCCCCGCCCTGGTCGTCGTCGGCGCGGACGACGCCTACACCCCCGTCTCCGACGCGCAGGCCATGCACGCGGCCCTCCCGGACTCGACCCTGCGAGTGATCGAGGGCGCGGCCCACATGCCGAACCTGGAGCGGCCGGGGGAGTTCGACGAGGCGCTGGGGGAGTTCCTGGCGCGGGTGGACGGGTGA
- a CDS encoding endonuclease/exonuclease/phosphatase family protein, giving the protein MDTAAAEWTASRDGESGRRAGHRLGRWTAALLFLGVSAVIGCRVADVDGITPVPQLLAFLPWLLVPTGLGLLTALFSRWWFGVVWAVALLGLLAWYIEPYGKTGRPGGAPLVSFRVLTSNVEFGQATDALVAAVRRERPDVVFVQECEYTCDAGLKEALGTDYPHRAAQIEAGSAGSVVLSRFPLDPADGVDGTMAMPGAIADVRGHAVRLQLAHPMPPLPQHVDLWRRELGDLRDFTAESAGGDGRTPVVLAGDFNASQDHAAFRRILDAGLRDATRLTGEDRTPSWPARTAPAFGVQIDHVLLSAGFSARTARFLDLPDTDHRALLVDVTLHQRR; this is encoded by the coding sequence TTGGACACAGCGGCTGCCGAGTGGACGGCGTCCCGGGACGGCGAGTCAGGACGACGGGCCGGGCACAGGCTCGGCAGATGGACGGCCGCCCTGCTGTTCCTGGGCGTCAGCGCGGTCATCGGCTGCCGGGTCGCCGACGTCGACGGCATCACCCCCGTCCCCCAGCTCCTCGCCTTCCTGCCGTGGCTGCTCGTGCCCACCGGCCTCGGACTGCTGACCGCGCTCTTCTCACGCTGGTGGTTCGGCGTCGTATGGGCCGTCGCCCTCCTCGGGCTGCTGGCCTGGTACATCGAGCCGTACGGGAAGACCGGCCGGCCGGGCGGGGCCCCGCTCGTCTCCTTCCGCGTGCTGACCTCGAACGTCGAGTTCGGGCAGGCCACCGACGCCCTGGTCGCCGCCGTCCGCCGTGAGCGGCCGGACGTCGTGTTCGTCCAGGAGTGCGAGTACACCTGCGACGCCGGGCTCAAGGAAGCGCTCGGCACCGACTATCCGCACCGGGCGGCACAGATCGAGGCCGGGTCGGCGGGGTCGGTCGTCCTCAGCCGCTTCCCGCTCGACCCGGCCGACGGCGTCGACGGCACCATGGCCATGCCCGGCGCGATCGCCGACGTGCGCGGACATGCCGTACGGCTGCAGCTCGCGCACCCCATGCCGCCGCTGCCCCAGCATGTCGACCTGTGGCGCCGGGAGCTCGGCGACCTGCGGGACTTCACCGCCGAGAGCGCCGGCGGCGACGGCAGGACCCCGGTCGTCCTCGCCGGGGACTTCAACGCCTCCCAGGACCACGCCGCCTTCCGCCGCATCCTCGACGCCGGTCTGCGCGACGCCACCCGGCTCACCGGCGAGGACCGCACGCCCAGCTGGCCGGCCCGTACCGCGCCGGCCTTCGGGGTGCAGATCGACCACGTGCTCCTCTCGGCCGGTTTCTCCGCCCGTACCGCCCGCTTCCTCGACCTGCCGGACACCGACCACCGTGCCCTGCTCGTCGACGTCACCCTTCACCAGCGGCGATGA
- a CDS encoding PP2C family protein-serine/threonine phosphatase, with amino-acid sequence MRAVSDGEAGPQGDARRSGLLSVRGHSVAWVPPLVLLVGIVAIDFRTSSDFRILSWIVLVPGIAAAICGVWGTAIFAVLAPATYLAADAALPHEYQAGLPDLVLAGIGGVLATLACVVRVRGERRMLHIRDVAATVRRTVLRPLPPGWGGLEHAAVYLAADSEARVGGDFYDIQIGLHGTRVILGDVQGKGLGAVEAAAALLGTFRESAYHEPDLAKVAVLLEERLQRHIRLRAALGKEEGDRFATAVLIGFPEEQPDTIDAVVLGHDCPLVVGPDGVEPLPPGHALPLGYGGLAPADGPPPVHRVPLRPGETLLLTTDGVTEARDGDGVFFPLDTEVAKAVAADPDIAQPRRLVDFVRESTLRHCRGHLSDDTTVFAVRRAAGVGNGDGSGRLQP; translated from the coding sequence ATGAGGGCCGTAAGCGACGGTGAAGCCGGCCCGCAGGGCGACGCGCGCCGGTCGGGGCTGCTGAGCGTGCGCGGTCACAGCGTTGCCTGGGTGCCGCCGCTGGTGTTGCTCGTCGGCATCGTGGCCATCGACTTCAGGACCAGCAGCGACTTCCGGATCCTGTCCTGGATCGTGCTGGTGCCCGGTATCGCCGCGGCGATCTGCGGGGTGTGGGGAACGGCGATCTTCGCGGTGCTCGCACCCGCCACCTACCTCGCCGCCGACGCCGCCCTGCCGCACGAGTACCAGGCAGGCCTGCCCGACCTCGTCCTCGCCGGCATCGGAGGTGTCCTCGCCACGCTGGCCTGCGTGGTCCGCGTGCGCGGTGAGCGGCGCATGCTGCACATACGGGACGTCGCCGCCACCGTCCGCCGTACCGTGCTGCGCCCGCTGCCGCCGGGCTGGGGCGGCCTGGAGCACGCGGCCGTCTATCTCGCCGCCGACAGCGAGGCCAGGGTCGGCGGGGACTTCTACGACATCCAGATCGGCCTGCACGGCACCCGCGTCATCCTGGGCGACGTCCAGGGCAAGGGGCTGGGCGCCGTGGAGGCGGCGGCCGCACTGCTCGGCACCTTCCGTGAGAGCGCCTACCACGAGCCGGACCTGGCGAAGGTCGCCGTACTGCTCGAGGAGCGGCTGCAGCGGCACATCCGCCTGCGCGCGGCTCTCGGCAAGGAGGAGGGAGACCGGTTCGCCACCGCCGTCCTGATCGGCTTTCCCGAGGAGCAGCCGGACACGATCGACGCCGTCGTCCTCGGCCACGACTGTCCGCTCGTCGTCGGCCCCGACGGTGTGGAGCCCCTGCCGCCCGGCCACGCCCTGCCTCTCGGCTACGGCGGTCTGGCACCCGCCGACGGTCCGCCGCCCGTGCACCGGGTGCCCCTGCGGCCCGGCGAGACCCTGCTGCTGACCACGGACGGTGTGACCGAGGCCCGGGACGGCGACGGCGTCTTCTTCCCGCTCGACACCGAGGTCGCCAAGGCCGTCGCCGCCGACCCGGACATCGCACAGCCCCGGCGCCTGGTCGACTTCGTGCGGGAGAGCACGCTGCGGCACTGCAGAGGGCATCTGTCCGACGACACGACGGTGTTCGCGGTACGGCGGGCGGCCGGTGTGGGGAATGGGGACGGAAGCGGACGTTTGCAGCCTTGA
- a CDS encoding permease, protein MENQWTARTLADALRLVVRALVYAVVGGAALLAIATVVSVLGPMLALDVYTPPVAAWWTVFTAIAVQGVPFLLGGTVVSAAIGAFVPERVFSRLLPRNQALAVPIAGAAGVVLPGCECASVPVAGSLMRRGVAPSAALAFLLSAPAVNPVVLVATSVAFPGQPRMVLARLIASLATAVAMGWLWARFGRDEWLRPPKRHAHPAATGLRAFTAGLQHDFLHAGGFLVLGAAAAATFNIAVPRSVLDLFTGSPWLSVLLLALLAVVLCVCSEADAFVAASLSGFSPTARLAFMVVGPMVDLKLIALQAGTFGRSFALRFSSVTWMAAVTSSALVGWWLL, encoded by the coding sequence GTGGAGAACCAGTGGACCGCGCGGACGCTCGCCGACGCGCTGCGGCTCGTCGTACGCGCCCTTGTGTACGCCGTCGTCGGCGGCGCCGCGCTCCTCGCCATCGCCACGGTCGTCTCCGTCCTCGGCCCCATGCTCGCCCTCGACGTCTACACCCCGCCCGTCGCCGCCTGGTGGACCGTCTTCACGGCGATCGCGGTGCAGGGCGTGCCCTTCCTGCTGGGCGGCACGGTGGTCTCGGCGGCGATCGGGGCGTTCGTGCCGGAGCGGGTCTTCAGCCGCCTGCTGCCCCGCAACCAGGCGCTCGCGGTACCGATCGCCGGGGCGGCCGGTGTCGTCCTGCCGGGGTGCGAGTGCGCGTCCGTGCCGGTGGCCGGGAGCCTGATGCGGCGCGGGGTCGCCCCCTCGGCCGCCCTCGCGTTCCTCCTCTCCGCGCCCGCCGTCAACCCGGTCGTCCTGGTGGCCACGTCCGTCGCCTTCCCCGGGCAGCCGCGGATGGTCCTCGCCCGGCTGATCGCCTCGCTGGCCACGGCGGTGGCGATGGGCTGGCTGTGGGCCCGCTTCGGCCGCGACGAGTGGCTGCGACCGCCCAAGCGGCACGCCCACCCGGCCGCCACCGGACTGCGCGCCTTCACCGCCGGCCTCCAGCACGACTTCCTGCACGCGGGCGGCTTCCTCGTGCTCGGCGCGGCGGCCGCGGCGACCTTCAACATCGCGGTGCCGCGCTCGGTACTGGACCTGTTCACCGGCTCGCCCTGGCTGTCGGTGCTGCTCCTGGCGCTCCTGGCGGTCGTGCTGTGCGTGTGCAGCGAGGCGGACGCGTTCGTCGCCGCGTCGCTGAGCGGCTTCTCGCCGACCGCGCGACTGGCGTTCATGGTGGTCGGCCCGATGGTCGACCTGAAGCTGATCGCCCTGCAGGCGGGGACGTTCGGCCGGTCCTTCGCCCTGCGGTTCTCGTCCGTGACGTGGATGGCGGCCGTGACGAGCAGCGCCCTGGTGGGGTGGTGGCTGCTGTGA
- a CDS encoding helix-turn-helix domain-containing protein has translation MSDRDDPGTIGRRVQQLRADRGLTQRQLAEPAYTPAYISTLEAGRVRASDEALRHIADRLGVAFEELATGRPAHLVTALRMRLTEAQRALATGEAEAAAEQYTALLAEADALGFAEERAAALLGLGDCDVDVGEIDSARRYFERAEQVLADADAPLPARVPALRGRAVSHYLAGELRYAVYLIESTLDELNRGGLHDPDALLLLYASVIGPYMDMGAHARAAQAAEYALALAPQAADPALVARMHRSVARTLLAEGRVAEADASLAKAAELYRQLQIRTELANCHWMRGYVYAQNGDLERAEAELREAQTMLTAKRAALYTSQVAVELADVLHRRGKSDEAAALLHEVLSDLSPERGALHSAAAHRLLGIIAEDARDTEAAEEHYVRALSLLERAGAAGDLADLCRLLGDLLRRTGRVEAALDAYRTGLGHRTAPGTTTLGPAPAQPPL, from the coding sequence GTGTCGGACCGTGATGATCCTGGGACGATCGGGCGAAGAGTCCAGCAACTGCGGGCCGATCGTGGGCTGACGCAGCGACAGTTGGCGGAGCCGGCGTACACCCCCGCGTACATCTCCACCCTGGAGGCGGGACGGGTGCGCGCCTCCGACGAGGCGTTGCGGCACATCGCCGACCGGCTCGGCGTCGCCTTCGAGGAGCTCGCCACCGGACGGCCCGCGCACCTCGTCACGGCCCTGCGGATGAGACTGACCGAGGCCCAACGCGCCCTCGCCACCGGCGAAGCCGAGGCCGCGGCCGAGCAGTACACCGCGCTGCTCGCGGAGGCGGACGCGCTCGGGTTCGCCGAGGAACGGGCGGCGGCGCTGCTCGGGCTCGGCGACTGCGACGTCGACGTCGGGGAAATCGACTCCGCCCGGCGGTACTTCGAGCGCGCCGAGCAGGTCCTCGCGGACGCCGACGCCCCGCTGCCCGCCCGGGTGCCCGCACTGCGCGGCCGGGCCGTGTCGCACTACCTCGCCGGTGAGCTGCGCTACGCCGTCTACCTCATCGAATCCACCCTCGACGAGCTCAACCGCGGCGGACTGCACGACCCCGACGCCCTCCTCCTGCTCTACGCCAGCGTCATCGGCCCCTACATGGACATGGGCGCCCACGCCCGCGCCGCCCAGGCCGCCGAGTACGCCCTCGCCCTCGCCCCGCAGGCCGCGGACCCCGCCCTGGTCGCCCGTATGCACCGGTCCGTCGCCCGCACCCTGCTCGCCGAGGGCCGGGTCGCCGAGGCGGACGCCTCCCTCGCGAAGGCCGCCGAGCTGTACCGGCAGCTCCAGATCCGCACCGAACTCGCCAACTGCCACTGGATGCGCGGCTACGTCTACGCCCAGAACGGCGACCTGGAGCGAGCCGAAGCCGAACTGCGCGAGGCCCAGACCATGCTCACCGCCAAGCGCGCCGCCCTCTACACCAGCCAGGTCGCCGTCGAACTCGCCGACGTACTGCACCGGCGCGGCAAGTCCGACGAGGCCGCCGCCCTCCTGCACGAGGTGCTCAGCGACCTCAGCCCCGAGCGCGGCGCCCTGCACTCCGCCGCCGCCCACCGCCTCCTCGGCATCATCGCCGAGGACGCCCGCGACACCGAGGCCGCCGAAGAGCACTACGTCCGCGCCCTGAGCCTCCTGGAGCGCGCCGGCGCGGCCGGTGACCTGGCCGACCTGTGCCGGCTGCTCGGCGATCTGCTGCGCCGTACGGGACGGGTGGAGGCGGCGCTGGACGCGTACCGGACGGGGCTCGGCCACCGTACGGCCCCCGGAACCACCACCCTCGGACCCGCGCCCGCACAGCCCCCTCTGTAA
- a CDS encoding chloramphenicol phosphotransferase CPT family protein, with product MPTHVHDHADPHARIPATATRGTVVLLNGTSSSGKSSIARALLDVLDGTWFHLPVDAFHAMRGGSPLADEDLQAEIDRTTKGFHRAVAGMAAAGNNLVVDYPLSRRWRLLDLLDLLVPEDTVLIGVRCPLPELQRRERERGDRQPGLAALQFDQVHSHGPHDLDVHTDALTPAECALRIRDFLPNRPRPTAFEELRCALRE from the coding sequence TTGCCGACGCACGTCCATGACCACGCCGACCCGCATGCCCGCATCCCCGCGACGGCGACCCGGGGAACGGTCGTCCTGCTCAACGGAACCTCCAGCTCCGGCAAGAGCAGTATCGCCCGTGCGCTCCTCGACGTCCTCGACGGCACCTGGTTCCACCTGCCGGTGGACGCCTTCCACGCGATGCGCGGCGGCAGCCCCCTTGCCGACGAGGACCTCCAGGCCGAGATCGACCGCACCACCAAGGGCTTCCACCGCGCGGTCGCCGGCATGGCCGCGGCCGGCAACAACCTCGTCGTCGACTACCCGCTCAGCCGCCGCTGGCGGTTGCTGGACCTCCTCGACCTGCTCGTTCCCGAGGACACGGTCCTGATCGGGGTCCGCTGTCCGCTGCCGGAGCTGCAACGCCGGGAGCGCGAACGAGGCGACCGCCAACCGGGCCTCGCCGCCCTGCAGTTCGACCAGGTGCACTCCCACGGCCCGCACGACCTCGACGTCCACACCGACGCCCTCACCCCGGCGGAATGCGCCCTCCGCATCCGCGACTTCCTGCCGAACCGGCCTCGCCCGACCGCGTTCGAGGAACTCCGGTGTGCATTGAGGGAGTAG